From the Sphingobium yanoikuyae genome, the window CGCACGCCGTCCGCGCTGGCACCGCTCGACGCGCTGCCACCATCCCTGCTGTTCGCTCCGCTCGACATCGGACCAGACATTCTGGTCCACACCCATCATTCGGTGATAGGCACTGGCCATCATCGCAACGTCATCGGCATCAATGCCGTAACCCACGCCTTCCTCGCATCCCCAGACGCCGCCCGCGCCGATGTGATGGCGGCGAAGGCGGGTCATGGCGCGGACTATCTGGTGATGTGCGCGCGGATGAACGAAATGCTGCTCTACGCCCAGAGCGCACCGAACGGGCTGGCAGCGCAGTTGTCGCGGGGAAGGATACCCGGCTGGCTGCAGCCGCTGCCCACCAAGGGGCCGCTGCGCATCTACAAGGTCAGGCGGGACTGAAGGCCAGCGCCACGCCGTTCATGCAGTAGCGCAGGCCCGTGGGCTTTGGCCCGTCGTCGAACACATGGCCGAGATGCCCGCCGCAGCGGGCGCAATGGACTTCGGTCCGGGGCACGCCCAGGCTGAAGTCGCGCGACGTGCCGATGGCGCGGGGCAAGGGCGCATAGAAGCTGGGCCAGCCGGTGCCACTGTCGAACTTGGTCTTGGAACTGAACAGATTCTGGGCGCAGCCGGCGCAGGTGAAGGTGCCGGCACGATGTTCGCGGTTGAGCGGGCTGCTGTCGGGAAATTCGGTCGCGCCCTGGCGCAGCACCTTATAGGCCCAGGGGCTGAGCCTGCTGCGCCATTGCGCGTCGGTCAGGCGATAGGGATAGGCGGCTTCCGCCGCGTCGGGGCGGAATTGCCACAGGGCCAGTGCAGAGGCGCCGGTCGCGACGCCATAGAGAAAATGCCGCCGGTTCATTGTCCCTCCCTAGCCTGTTCAGCCTGTCGAGCTCCTGAACAACTGCTTCCACCAGCGGCCGCCCGATTTGAGCACATGGCGGCGGAACAGCAGCACGCCGATGCGGATGATGAGGGCCACCCAGACGCCCTGCCACAGGATCGCCACCAGATGCGGCCAGAGCGCCGCATCCTGGGCCGCCCGCGCGATCATCGCGAAGGGCGAGGAAAAGGGAAAGACCACTGACGCCACTTCGAGCGGCGATCCCATATGGTCGACCGTGTAGGAGACGAAGAAGAAGATCATCATCTGGCCCATGGTGATCGGCATGTTGAGCGTCTGCACCTCGCGCACGGTCGCCGCCTGCGCGCCGATGCCCAGGAACAGCGAGCCGAGCAGCGTATAGGCCATGGCGAAATAGATGATGCCGAGCGCGATGAAGGCAGGCCAGCCCACCGCCGGATCGGGCAGGACCGTGCCGGGCGCCTTCAACGCCATGAAGATGGTGAAGGCGGTGGCGCCCCAGAAGGCGATGCCGACGAAGCTCATCCCCAGCATGGCGATCAGCTTGCCGAGGAAGATCGCGTCCACCGGTACGGCGGCGGCCAATATCTCAATGATCTTATTCGTCTTTTCCTCGACCAGATTGGACAGGATCATGCCCGCCAGCAAAATGGTGAGGAAGAAGATGACGATCTGGCCGGTGCGGCCGATCAGCAGACGGGCCTGAGATTGGGCACCGAGACTGGTCGCCACTTCCTGCCGTTCGACCTTGACCATGTGCAGCACCTTTTCGGCCTGCGCCGCGCTGGCAATCAGGCTGAGATCGCCCTGCAACCGGTCCAGATCCTCGGGCTTGCCGGTCAGGACCGGGCGGGAGACCGTGCCCGATAGGATGGCGACGACGTCGGAATCGGGCCGGGCCAATTGGGTGCGCGGCGGGGTGCCGAGCGGCACGGCGTGGAGGCGCGGCAGCGCCTGCGGCCCCATGCGTTCGGTGAGGCGCGCATGCGCCCGTTCGAGCGCGCCGACATCGGCCGGCGCCATGGCGATGCCCACGACCGGGCGCAGGTCGGTGCTGGAAATCTTCTGGGTGAAACCAGCGAAGACCATGCCGATGACGATCGGCACCAAAGGCCCGATCAGGAACAGGATGAAGGTGCGTGACAGGACGACGGCGGTGAAATCCCGCCGGGCGATCACGCTGGCGGCGCGCAGCAATTCCTTCATGCCCCGGCCTCCTGCGTGGCGTCATCGCGCATCTGGCGCGCAGCAGCCTCCCCCGCGATCGCGACGAAGGCATCATGCAGGCCCGGCCGTTCGATCGACAGGCTTTCGATGCCGGCCTGTCCATCGAGCAAGGCGCGCAGCAGCGGTTCGATGCCATCATCGGGCAGCGCGAAATGCCAGGCGCCATCCTGCGCCAGCGTATCGGTCGGCAAGGCGCGGCGCCAGGCGCCGTCACTCAGCCGCGTGCGCAATGTCACCTGGGGCGGCAGACGGTCGCGCGCATCGCTGACCGATCCTTCGAACCGGATGCGGCCGCCAGCGACGATGGCGATGCGTTCGCACAATCGTTCGGCATGGGCGATGACATGGGTGGAAAAGAGGATGGTGACACCCTTGCGCGCCTGATCGCGGATCAGCGCCTCCAGCTTTTCCTGATTCATCGCATCGAGGCCGGAGAAGGGCTCGTCGAGGACGATGAGACGCGGTTCATGGACGATGGTGCCGAATAGCTGCACCGTCTGGGCCATGCCCTTGGAGAGCTGGCGGATCGGCTTTTCGACCGAGGCGCCCATGCCATAGTCCTGGAGCATGGCGCGAGCCCGTTCGCGCCCGACATGGAGCGGCAGGCCGCGCAGCGCGCCCATGAAGGCGATCGCCTCGAACGCCTTCATCGAGGGATAGAGGCCGCGTTCCTCGGGCAGATAACCGACCTGCTTGGCCATGCGCAGCGGCGCGCCATCGCCCAGCAGGGTGCGGTGGCCCTCGTCAGGGTCGATGATGCCGAGCAGGGTGCGCAGCAAGGTGGTCTTGCCCGCGCCGTTCGGCCCCAAAAT encodes:
- the msrB gene encoding peptide-methionine (R)-S-oxide reductase MsrB translates to MNRRHFLYGVATGASALALWQFRPDAAEAAYPYRLTDAQWRSRLSPWAYKVLRQGATEFPDSSPLNREHRAGTFTCAGCAQNLFSSKTKFDSGTGWPSFYAPLPRAIGTSRDFSLGVPRTEVHCARCGGHLGHVFDDGPKPTGLRYCMNGVALAFSPA
- a CDS encoding ABC transporter permease → MKELLRAASVIARRDFTAVVLSRTFILFLIGPLVPIVIGMVFAGFTQKISSTDLRPVVGIAMAPADVGALERAHARLTERMGPQALPRLHAVPLGTPPRTQLARPDSDVVAILSGTVSRPVLTGKPEDLDRLQGDLSLIASAAQAEKVLHMVKVERQEVATSLGAQSQARLLIGRTGQIVIFFLTILLAGMILSNLVEEKTNKIIEILAAAVPVDAIFLGKLIAMLGMSFVGIAFWGATAFTIFMALKAPGTVLPDPAVGWPAFIALGIIYFAMAYTLLGSLFLGIGAQAATVREVQTLNMPITMGQMMIFFFVSYTVDHMGSPLEVASVVFPFSSPFAMIARAAQDAALWPHLVAILWQGVWVALIIRIGVLLFRRHVLKSGGRWWKQLFRSSTG
- a CDS encoding ABC transporter ATP-binding protein, which gives rise to MIGDTPAPAAPYAVEGHALVKAFGDFRAVDGVDIAVPAGTIYGILGPNGAGKTTLLRTLLGIIDPDEGHRTLLGDGAPLRMAKQVGYLPEERGLYPSMKAFEAIAFMGALRGLPLHVGRERARAMLQDYGMGASVEKPIRQLSKGMAQTVQLFGTIVHEPRLIVLDEPFSGLDAMNQEKLEALIRDQARKGVTILFSTHVIAHAERLCERIAIVAGGRIRFEGSVSDARDRLPPQVTLRTRLSDGAWRRALPTDTLAQDGAWHFALPDDGIEPLLRALLDGQAGIESLSIERPGLHDAFVAIAGEAAARQMRDDATQEAGA